Proteins from a single region of Esox lucius isolate fEsoLuc1 chromosome 13, fEsoLuc1.pri, whole genome shotgun sequence:
- the ankrd13a gene encoding ankyrin repeat domain-containing protein 13A isoform X2, with the protein MLPEANEDFRLKFPLHSLVWENDYRKLENESAKHDVEAVDPRGRTPLHLAVSLGHLESVRVLLRHGAEVTKENAKNWTVLQEAVSTGDPEMVQMVLQRRDYHKASTALGGVPELLSKIRESPDFYMEMKWEFTSWIPLVSRVCPSDVCRIWKSGASLRVDATLLGFENMTWVRGRRSYIFRGDDTCTELMEVNHDEEVVDTERFDISREMEDVTLDSMQPAEQEVAKRLTTPIVNTFLDTRHIAFERNKSGIWGWRTDKTEIVNGFEAKVFTVNNVNVVIRTRTEHLTDEEKARIKSERNVLESLLGTVEQHISAQGDLTLEFATATNPTAITPEEYFDPEFELEDRDIGRPIELTVRTQKFKGTLWMSEEHPLSLVEQVTPIIDLMARTSTHFARLRDFVTLKFPPGFPVKIEIPLFHVLNARISFGGVNKCRTAQPLDTPPSGATPTPSEEEEAEEVEEVEGGKASVPPLFQVCPSVFEVPPHYRRRGGVGGGGSRNTPVSNHDEELLQYAIHQSLLESGGGALGQEATSEEHMDSVLSINSDSIPEGALVDLGETTSSLASSSTSASSPDTELRLAIELSARAQAEEEKRRKEEEEELDRILQLSLTEK; encoded by the exons ATGTTACCCGAGGCCAACGAAGATTTCAGGTTAAAGTTTCCTCTACATTCCTTAGTCTGGGAAAATGATTACAGGAAATTGGAAAACGAGTCAGCAAAG CATGACGTTGAGGCCGTGGATCCCAGGGGACGGACACCGCTCCACCTGGCTGTGTCCCTGGGGCACCTTGAGTCAGTGAGAGTGCTTCTGAGACATGGTGCTGAAGTTACCAAAGAGAATGCCAAAAACTGGACAG TGTTGCAGGAGGCAGTCAGTACTGGCGACCCAGAGATGGTGCAGATGGTGCTCCAGAGGAGAGACTACCACAAAGCCTCCACAGCCCTGGGAGGAGTGCCTGAACTTCTAAGCAAGATCCGCGAG TCCCCGGATTTCTACATGGAAATGAAATGGGAATTTACCAGTTGGA TCCCCCTTGTGTCCCGAGTTTGTCCTAGTGATGTTTGCCGGATCTGGAAGAGCGGAGCCAGTCTTCGTGTGGATGCCACTCTGCTAGGCTTTGAGAACATGACCTGGGTCAGAGGTCGTCGGAGCTACATCTTCAGAGGAGATG ATACCTGCACTGAGTTGATGGAGGTGAACCATGACGAAGAGGTGGTAGATACAGAACGTTTTGACATCTCCCGGGAGATGGAAGATGTAACACTAGACTCCATGCAACCTGCTGAACAGGAAGTGGCCAAGCGACTGACCACGCCCATCGTCAACACTTTTCTGGATACAAGGCACATTGCTTTTGAGAG aaataaGTCTGGTATTTGGGGTTGGAGGACAGACAAAACTGAGATTGTTAATGGTTTTGAGGCTAAG GTTTTCACTGTGAACAATGTTAACGTGGTGATCCGGACGAGGACAGAGCATCTCACAGATGAGGAGAAGGCTAGAATAAAAA GTGAGAGGAATGTTCTGGAGTCTCTCCTGGGAACTGTGGAGCAGCACATAAGTGCTCAAGGG GACCTCACTTTGGAGTTTGCGACAGCCACCAACCCCACCGCTATTACACCAGAGGAGTACTTTGACCCTGAGTTTGAACTTGAAGACAGAGACATTGGCCGGCCCATTGAACTCACAGTCCGAACCCAGAA GTTCAAGGGCACATTGTGGATGAGTGAGGAGCACCCCCTCTCACTGGTGGAGCAGGTCACCCCTATTATCGATCTCATGGCTCGTACCAGCACCCACTTCGCCCGGCTACGGGATTTTGTCACCCTCAAGTTCCCGCCAGGGTTCCCTGTAAAAATAG AGATTCCCCTGTTCCATGTGCTCAACGCCCGCATTTCATTTGGCGGTGTGAACAAGTGCCGAACGGCCCAACCCCTGGACACGCCGCCCTCGGGTGCTACACCCACGCcctccgaggaggaggaggcggaggaggtggaggaggtggagggcgGGAAAGCTTCGG TCCCCCCTCTCTTCCAAGTGTGCCCCTCTGTGTTTGAGGTTCCCCCACATTACCGCCGgagaggaggagtaggaggaggCGGCAGCCGCAACACACCTGTGTCCAACCACGACGAAGAGCTACTTCAGTACGCCATCCACCAGAGTCTGCTGGAGTCCGGGGGTGGAGCCCTGGGACAG GAAGCGACCTCGGAGGAGCATATGGACTCCGTGCTCAGTATTAACAGTGACAG CATCCCAGAGGGGGCGCTGGTGGACTTGGGAGAAACTACGTCCAGTCTAGCCAGCTCGAGTACCTCAGCCTCCAGCCCCGACACAGAACTCCGGTTGGCCATTGAGCTTTCGGCACGTGCACAGgctgaggaggagaagaggaggaaggaggaagaggaagagcttGATAGGATATTGCAGCTTTCGCTAACAGAAAAGTAA
- the ankrd13a gene encoding ankyrin repeat domain-containing protein 13A isoform X1: MLPEANEDFRLKFPLHSLVWENDYRKLENESAKHDVEAVDPRGRTPLHLAVSLGHLESVRVLLRHGAEVTKENAKNWTVLQEAVSTGDPEMVQMVLQRRDYHKASTALGGVPELLSKIRESPDFYMEMKWEFTSWIPLVSRVCPSDVCRIWKSGASLRVDATLLGFENMTWVRGRRSYIFRGDDTCTELMEVNHDEEVVDTERFDISREMEDVTLDSMQPAEQEVAKRLTTPIVNTFLDTRHIAFERNKSGIWGWRTDKTEIVNGFEAKVFTVNNVNVVIRTRTEHLTDEEKARIKSERNVLESLLGTVEQHISAQGDLTLEFATATNPTAITPEEYFDPEFELEDRDIGRPIELTVRTQKFKGTLWMSEEHPLSLVEQVTPIIDLMARTSTHFARLRDFVTLKFPPGFPVKIEIPLFHVLNARISFGGVNKCRTAQPLDTPPSGATPTPSEEEEAEEVEEVEGGKASVPPLFQVCPSVFEVPPHYRRRGGVGGGGSRNTPVSNHDEELLQYAIHQSLLESGGGALGQEATSEEHMDSVLSINSDRSIPEGALVDLGETTSSLASSSTSASSPDTELRLAIELSARAQAEEEKRRKEEEEELDRILQLSLTEK; the protein is encoded by the exons ATGTTACCCGAGGCCAACGAAGATTTCAGGTTAAAGTTTCCTCTACATTCCTTAGTCTGGGAAAATGATTACAGGAAATTGGAAAACGAGTCAGCAAAG CATGACGTTGAGGCCGTGGATCCCAGGGGACGGACACCGCTCCACCTGGCTGTGTCCCTGGGGCACCTTGAGTCAGTGAGAGTGCTTCTGAGACATGGTGCTGAAGTTACCAAAGAGAATGCCAAAAACTGGACAG TGTTGCAGGAGGCAGTCAGTACTGGCGACCCAGAGATGGTGCAGATGGTGCTCCAGAGGAGAGACTACCACAAAGCCTCCACAGCCCTGGGAGGAGTGCCTGAACTTCTAAGCAAGATCCGCGAG TCCCCGGATTTCTACATGGAAATGAAATGGGAATTTACCAGTTGGA TCCCCCTTGTGTCCCGAGTTTGTCCTAGTGATGTTTGCCGGATCTGGAAGAGCGGAGCCAGTCTTCGTGTGGATGCCACTCTGCTAGGCTTTGAGAACATGACCTGGGTCAGAGGTCGTCGGAGCTACATCTTCAGAGGAGATG ATACCTGCACTGAGTTGATGGAGGTGAACCATGACGAAGAGGTGGTAGATACAGAACGTTTTGACATCTCCCGGGAGATGGAAGATGTAACACTAGACTCCATGCAACCTGCTGAACAGGAAGTGGCCAAGCGACTGACCACGCCCATCGTCAACACTTTTCTGGATACAAGGCACATTGCTTTTGAGAG aaataaGTCTGGTATTTGGGGTTGGAGGACAGACAAAACTGAGATTGTTAATGGTTTTGAGGCTAAG GTTTTCACTGTGAACAATGTTAACGTGGTGATCCGGACGAGGACAGAGCATCTCACAGATGAGGAGAAGGCTAGAATAAAAA GTGAGAGGAATGTTCTGGAGTCTCTCCTGGGAACTGTGGAGCAGCACATAAGTGCTCAAGGG GACCTCACTTTGGAGTTTGCGACAGCCACCAACCCCACCGCTATTACACCAGAGGAGTACTTTGACCCTGAGTTTGAACTTGAAGACAGAGACATTGGCCGGCCCATTGAACTCACAGTCCGAACCCAGAA GTTCAAGGGCACATTGTGGATGAGTGAGGAGCACCCCCTCTCACTGGTGGAGCAGGTCACCCCTATTATCGATCTCATGGCTCGTACCAGCACCCACTTCGCCCGGCTACGGGATTTTGTCACCCTCAAGTTCCCGCCAGGGTTCCCTGTAAAAATAG AGATTCCCCTGTTCCATGTGCTCAACGCCCGCATTTCATTTGGCGGTGTGAACAAGTGCCGAACGGCCCAACCCCTGGACACGCCGCCCTCGGGTGCTACACCCACGCcctccgaggaggaggaggcggaggaggtggaggaggtggagggcgGGAAAGCTTCGG TCCCCCCTCTCTTCCAAGTGTGCCCCTCTGTGTTTGAGGTTCCCCCACATTACCGCCGgagaggaggagtaggaggaggCGGCAGCCGCAACACACCTGTGTCCAACCACGACGAAGAGCTACTTCAGTACGCCATCCACCAGAGTCTGCTGGAGTCCGGGGGTGGAGCCCTGGGACAG GAAGCGACCTCGGAGGAGCATATGGACTCCGTGCTCAGTATTAACAGTGACAG AAGCATCCCAGAGGGGGCGCTGGTGGACTTGGGAGAAACTACGTCCAGTCTAGCCAGCTCGAGTACCTCAGCCTCCAGCCCCGACACAGAACTCCGGTTGGCCATTGAGCTTTCGGCACGTGCACAGgctgaggaggagaagaggaggaaggaggaagaggaagagcttGATAGGATATTGCAGCTTTCGCTAACAGAAAAGTAA